Proteins encoded within one genomic window of Manis pentadactyla isolate mManPen7 chromosome 4, mManPen7.hap1, whole genome shotgun sequence:
- the SPEM3 gene encoding uncharacterized protein SPEM3: MDGRIHHGAQVCSGTNPRKCQELGDSILLILGSFILLNVGINVVTLLWRHLKSSLRILFHHFFPKDPKNLCPRVSSCFHRRPSFLLEQRNHLDSRIPDMNDEKASRCCCMLPQCRHTRAPVEAPWGLRKEGMVGAGGAPQATPFKAQATFLSRQKTSSELPRMSKLDKVPLCLPQESKTKTPDYDPAQAPAQAQPPSPVRPPEHSPHQVQTPSPEHPPEHSPHQVQTRSPVHSPEHTPPQAQTCSPIHHLERTHPQGQIHFQAPTPEHISTQAKTYSPALTPVHPPTQVHGPEHTPARMLTQAPSHASANPLGHPPEHITAHAPAAPVSISAPTPERALVTALNTTPVPVPVSAITHPSILTSIPSTLTAFSQGLSTDHVVYDAHGRKQKLFHVHPPPNSAYSRKDGTLPRPQEGQGLVNSGTAEQILKQHSGDSARPSTGSILGYLELENMEWKICSDAKDKFLQPKTFCSFHPCSPERRNTDSQTPAYPKFLVYSKDAIPSQPCFHSPTSTRSSLCTVPPPCTLSLPLVSPRSFVLQQPTNHHKSPTFPPTSMSFQSVPSSQLPTLSQFSTISQPPIQPQSPELHENLGLTQDSGLQRTPGPSKDSKVLRNPGFTQNPGLYKNPSLAQDLYFLKNPRPSQDSDFHKNPVITQDSGPQKSLGPTQDAGIFRSSCLTQPSGLQKNKPLPHISDIQRCSGFMEDSGVYRNVEQNQETIPNKSQELAQTTGLHNSLGPFQDVGGYKSAGKVQDPGVSRCLGLTQDSDPQKSPYPVHDSGVNKSPGLVQTSGLHKGSSLTQDSGDYKNLDLTQDSGVYRSLGLTQDSDLHKNPGLTQATEVERSYGLTQDKKDAEQHVPSTSVSLSQNCSSKSPVICNVLQTSSEVPVLIELQPSSWRAGSQDWVYHPGDSVSPACQNYCQMSMPPKIDWKPYCLVSGSRLGHVVFDAHKRQFGVGKDKCEALSPRRLCQEACSN, encoded by the exons ATGGATGGGCGAATCCACCATGGAGCCCAAGTGTGCTCTGGCACCAACCCCAGAAAGTGCCAGGAGCTAGGAGACTCAATTCTTCTGATTCTGGGAAGTTTCATCTTGCTGAATGTGGGGATCAATGTGGTGACTCTG CTCTGGAGGCATCTGAAGAGCTCCCTGAGGATTCTTTTCCatcattttttccccaa GGATCCCAAGAACTTGTGCCCAAGAGTCTCTTCCTGCTTCCATCGTCGCCCAAGCTTCCTGCTCGAGCAGCGTAACCACCTTGACTCCAGGATACCAGACATGAATGACGAGAAGGCTTCAAGGTGCTGCTGTATGCTGCCTCAGTGTAGACACACCAGGGCTCCTGTGGAGGCTCCATGGGGACTACGGAAGGAGGGGATGGTGGGAGCTGGGGGTGCTCCTCAGGCCACACCCTTCAAGGCCCAAGCCACCTTTCTCTCCAGGCAAAAGACATCTTCTGAGCTCCCCAGGATGAGCAAGCTGGACAAGGTTCCACTCTGCTTGCCCCAAGAGAGCAAGACTAAGACCCCAGACTATGATccagcccaggccccagcccaggcccagccccccTCTCCAGTCCGTCCCCCTGAGCACAGCCCCCACCAGGTGCAGACCCCCTCCCCAGAGCATCCCCCTGAGCACAGCCCCCACCAGGTGCAGACCCGCTCCCCAGTCCATTCCCCTGAGCATACCCCACCTCAGGCCCAGACCTGCTCCCCTATCCACCACCTTGAGCGCACCCACCCACAGGGCCAGATCCACTTCCAAGCCCCCACTCCTGAGCACATCTCTACCCAGGCCAAGACCTACTCCCCAGCCCTCACTCCTGTGCACCCCCCCACCCAGGTCCATGGCCCTGAGCACACCCCAGCCCGCATGCTCACCCAGGCCCCCTCACATGCCTCTGCAAACCCCCTGGGCCACCCCCCCGAACACATAACAGCCCATGCTCCAGCCG CCCCAGTCTCAATTTCTGCCCCAACCCCTGAACGAGCACTGGTCACAGCCCTAAATACCACTCCAGTCCCTGTTCCTGTCTCTGCCATCACCCATCCCTCCATCCTAACTTCTATTCCCTCTACCCTGACTGCCTTCAGCCAAGGGCTCTCCACTGACCACGTGGTCTATGATGCCCATGGGAGAAAGCAGAAGTTGTTCCATGTGCATCCCCCACCGAACTCTGCGTATTCCAGAAAGGATGgcaccctccccaggccccaaGAGGGGCAGGGCCTGGTAAACTCTGGTACAGCTGAGCAAATATTGAAGCAACATAGTGGGGATAGTGCCAGGCCCTCCACAGGATCCATACTGGGTTACCTGGAGTTGGAGAATATGGAATGGAAGATCTGCAGTGATGCCAAAGACAAGTTTTTACAGCCCAAGACTTTCTGTAGCTTCCATCCTTGCAGTCCTGAGAGAAGAAACACAGACTCCCAGACTCCAGCCTACCCCAAGTTCTTGGTCTACTCCAAAGATGCTATACCTTCTCAACCTTGCTTTCATTCTCCAACCAGTACCCGGAGCTCACTGTGTACTGTTCCTCCACCATGCACTCTTTCGCTGCCTCTTGTTTCTCCCAGATCCTTTGTCCTTCAGCAACCCACCAACCACCACAAGTCCCCCACTTTCCCTCCaacctccatgtcttttcagTCTGTCCCTTCTTCCCAGTTGCCCACCCTTTCCCAGTTCTCCACCATTTCCCAACCCCCAATCCAACCCCAATCCCCTGAACTTCATGAGAATCTAGGCCTCACCCAAGACTCTGGCCTCCAAAGGACCCCAGGCCCTTCAAAAGACTCTAAAGTTCTCAGGAACCCAGGCTTTACCCAAAATCCAGGCCTCTACAAGAATCCCAGCCTTGCTCAAgacctttatttcttaaaaaacccAAGGCCTTCCCAAGACTCTGATTTTCATAAGAATCCAGTCATTACCCAAGATTCTGGCCCCCAAAAGAGCCTAGGTCCTACTCAAGATGCAGGTATCTTTAGGAGCTCATGTCTCACCCAACCCTCTGGCCTCCAGAAGAACAAACCACTGCCCCACATTTCTGACATTCAGAGATGCTCAGGCTTTATGGAAGATTCTGGAGTCTATAGGAATGTAGAACAAAACCAAGAGACTATACCCAACAAAAGTCAAGAACTTGCCCAAACAACTGGCCTCCATAACAGCCTGGGCCCTTTTCAAGATGTTGGAGGTTACAAGAGTGCAGGTAAAGTCCAAGATCCGGGAGTCTCTAGGTGTCTAGGCCTTACCCAAGATTCCGACCCACAGAAGAGCCCATACCCTGTTCATGACTCTGGAGTCAACAAGAGCCCAGGCCTTGTCCAAACCTCTGGCCTCCATAAGGGTTCCAGCCTCACCCAAGACTCAGGAGACTACAAGAATCTAGACCTTACTCAAGATTCTGGAGTCTACAGGAGCCTAGGCCTCACTCAAGATTCTGACCTCCATAAGAATCCAGGCCTTACTCAAGCCACTGAAGTCGAAAGGAGTTATGGCCTTACCCAAGAT AAGAAGGATGCGGAACAGCATGTACCATCCACTTCTGTCTCACTCAGTCAGAACTGCTCCTCCAAGTCCCCAGTGATCTGCAATGTCCTGCAAACCTCCTCAGAAGTACCTGTACTGATTGAGCTGCAGCCATCCTCCTGGCGAGCAGGCAGCCAAGACTGGGTGTACCATCCTGGGGATTCAGTTTCTCCAGCCTGCCAGAACTATTGCCAGATGTCTATGCCTCCCAaaattgactggaagccttactgtcTTGTGTCAGGCTCCCGCCTAGGGCATGTGGTCTTTGATGCCCACAAGAGACAGTTTGGAGTGGGCAAGGACAAGTGTGAAGCTCTGTCTCCCAGGCGCCTTTGCCAAGAGGCATGCAGCAACTAA
- the SPEM2 gene encoding LOW QUALITY PROTEIN: uncharacterized protein SPEM2 (The sequence of the model RefSeq protein was modified relative to this genomic sequence to represent the inferred CDS: inserted 1 base in 1 codon; substituted 4 bases at 4 genomic stop codons) — translation MENQLWYDNLGCCNQYQENPLVAEDFLLLLLGLMVLVNIGINVATVMWHGLQNALDKTIYWINQENEILQVCESFSKDPSAKAQDVHIHCPLDPVEVEIAQPTCYSFSSNHHLRSGHCLCHLLRQCHRSCRPQQRPKNHRQFPHNRSVFHSQHCSHKKSQLPLMPSFDQEDLDSXLEEGDDLSFPHSKYPWRGWGGLYQQTGWPSSMGLWGCQGGILASLPPPSLYLSPELCCVPKRVEAKSELRLQACRPHCSQSHIWGNVEAEQWIPSPLPPCRLPPXPSWVPGRHSPYLSGGQLLCDSWDQRHSLGGSEPPSALVPRDSQPEAREPSSPQSHWRSSPACAYTXPNRSPHPSLRYLGYSCRDPREVRRXAAEWAEMLPARHLLTTSTSFTKLGEASYHQAVPPSSALCPLSSQPLPDVQATELPPPPSTFMLLSWNPRGNASCLVYDSLELKWQVQESRARASSLPPPPSTSVSRPSLYRSXTGKLN, via the exons ATGGAAAACCAGCTCTGGTATGACAACCTGGGGTGCTGCAATCAATACCAAGAAAATCCCCTGGTTGCTGAGGACTTCCTACTCCTGCTGCTGGGCCTTATGGTTCTTGTCAACATTGGGATAAACGTGGCAACTGTG ATGTGGCATGGGCTCCAGAATGCCTTAGACAAGACGATCTATTGGATTAACCAGGAAA atgAAATCTTGCAGGTTTGTGAAAGTTTCTCCAAAGATCCCTCAGCCAAGGCCCAAGATGTCCACATCCACTGCCCCCTGGACCCTGTAGAAGTGGAGATAGCCCAGCCCACTTGCTACTCCTTTTCCTCCAACCACCATCTCCGCAGTGGCCATTGCCTCTGCCACCTCCTAAGACAATGTCACCGCTCCTGCCGCCCCCAGCAGAGGCCAAAGAACCATAGACAATTCCCCCACAACCGCTCAGTCTTCCACAGCCAACACTGCAGCCACAAGAAGTCACAGCTGCCGTTGATGCCCTCCTTTGATCAGGAGGACCTGGACTCCTAGCTGGAGGAGGGGGATGACCTGTCCTTCCCACATTCCAAGTACCCATGGCGAGGCTGGGGAGGGCTCTACCAGCAAACGGGCTGGCCCTCCAGCATGGGACTGTGGGGCTGCCAGGGTGGCATCCTGGCCAGCTTGCCACCACCCTCTCTCTACCTGTCACCTGAGCTATGCTGTGTGCCCAAGCGTGTGGAGGCCAAGTCGGAGCTGAGGCTTCAGGCTTGCAGGCCCCACTGCTCACAGTCCCACATCTGGGGCAATGTGGAGGCTGAGCAATGGATCCCATCACCACTACCTCCCTGCCGGCTACCCC ATCCTTCCTGGGTCCCTGGGAGGCATAGCCCTTACCTCTCAGGGGGTCAGCTCCTGTGTGACTCCTGGGATCAGCGGCATAGTCTAGGGGGTTCTGAGCCTCCATCTGCCCTGGTGCCCCGGGACTCCCAGCCTGAGGCTCGGGAGCCCTCCTCCCCACAGTCCCACTGGCGGAGCAGCCCTGCCTGTGCTTACACCTAGCCCAATCgcagcccccacccctccctgagATACCTGGGCTACAGCTGCCGGGATCCTCGTGAGGTAAGGCGGTGAGCAGCTGAATGGGCTGAGATGCTGCCTGCTCGGCACCTTCTGACCACCtccacctccttcaccaagttggGCGAGGCCTCATACCATCAGGCTGTGCCTCCCAGCTCAGCCCTGTGCCCCCtgtcctcccagcccctccccgaTGTCCAGGCTACtgagctccccccacccccatctaccTTCATGCTACTCAGCTGGAACCCCAGGGGCAATGCCAGCTGCCTGGTGTATGACAGTCTGGAGCTGAAGTGGCAAGTGCAGGAAAGCAGAGCTCGGGCCAGCTCACTGCCACCACCACCTTCCACCTCAGTCTCGAGGCCCTCTCTGTATAGGAGCTGAACAGGGAAACTTAACTGA
- the SPEM1 gene encoding LOW QUALITY PROTEIN: spermatid maturation protein 1 (The sequence of the model RefSeq protein was modified relative to this genomic sequence to represent the inferred CDS: deleted 1 base in 1 codon; substituted 2 bases at 2 genomic stop codons) has product MAMAEPPXPGWALYHNSNTNNCQDLGNSILLLLGLICINIGINMVMLLWHKLRGFLHRVFCIICEKEVSQSSSPGKQPPKQNSPTAHLQCTVDSVKMMVTPLPRHRCCHRGSSACPAHHPTCWTPDTDNEKPPHHHPAVCSHNWGHPADREGFQCTQEFWAPLATDTAQPSPQTIRFQQTAEGRPLKGKMRSELGLEAYVDPVNPPSPSPQVLSHRNSAGGTGAEAKQERCSPALPAPTPIWGPANVLDIPRHRSSGCTAYDAQDVRRWLQELTREVEALSYCYPLSFRSSTAKGMGKDXGYRSRPEW; this is encoded by the exons ATGGCCATGGCTGAGCCGCCATGACCTGGTTGGGCCTTGTATCACAACTCCAACACTAACAACTGCCAGGACCTGGGCAACTCCATCCTGCTGCTGCTGGGTCTTATCTGCATTAACATTGGCATCAATATGGTGATGCTG CTCTGGCACAAACTCCGTGGCTTCTTACACCGAGTGTTCTGTATTATTTGTGAAAAAG AAGTTTCTCAGTCATCCTCACCCGGAAAGCAGCCCCCAAAGCAAAACTCTCCCACAGCCCACCTTCAATGCACCGTGGACTCTGTGAAAATGATGGTGACCCCCCTGCCCAGGCACCGCTGCTGCCATCGAGGCTCTTCAGCATGCCCTGCCCACCACCCAACATGCTGGACCCCTGACACTGACAATGAGAAGCCCCCACACCATCACCCAGCAGTGTGTTCCCACAACTGGGGTCACCCTGCAGACAGGGAAGGCTTCCAATGTACTCAGGAGTTCTGGGCTCCTTTGGCCACGGACACCGCACAGCCATCTCCTCAGACCATCCGCTTCCAGCAGACTGCAGAGGGAAGGCCCCTCAAAGGAAAGATGAGGTCCGAGCTGGGCCTAGAGGCCTATGTAGACCCAGTGAACCCTCCATCCCCGAGCCCTCAGGTCCTGAGCCACAGGAACAGTGCTGGGGGCACAGGGGCTGAGGCTAAGCAGGAGAGGTGCTCACCAGCCCTACCAGCTCCAACGCCCATCTGGGGCCCTGCAAATGTCCTGGACATCCCCCGGCACCGCTCCTCAGGCTGCACAGCCTATGATGCCCAAGACGTGAGGCGGTGGCTTCAGGAGCTGACC CGGGAAGTGGAGGCCCTGTCCTACTGTTACCCCCTGTCCTTCAGATCCAGCACCGCCAAGGGGATGGGCAAGGACTAGGGGTACCGTTCTCGGCCAGAATGGTGA